Genomic window (Nicotiana sylvestris chromosome 7, ASM39365v2, whole genome shotgun sequence):
acactaggccgaatgaaccccttatctaggagttcctgaagctgttctttcaattccttcaactccgctggtgccatacgatatggaggaatagaaatgggctgtgtgcccgacaccaggtcaataccaaaatcaatatccttgtctggtggcatgcccaacaggtctgcaggaaacacatcgggaaaatccctcacaacagggAGAGAATCAAtgctgggagtctcagctccaacatccctcacaaacgctagatatgaaaggaaacccttctcaaccatactctgggccttcaagaaagagatcactctactaggaacataatcagtcacaccacgccactcgatccgcggcacacctggcatagccaaagtgaatgtcttagcatgatagtctagaatagcacgacatggagataatcaatccatgcccaaaatgacatcaaaatccaccattctcaatagcaatagatccgctcgggtctctatacccccaatagtcaccacatatgaccgatacacacggtctacaacaacagtatcgcccaccggggtagatacatgaacatgtaaagcaagaaactcacggggcatacccaaataatgagcaaagtatgataacacataagaaaaggtggaaccggaatcaaataatatagaggcatctctgtggtagactgagataatacctgtaatgacagcatctgcaGCAATAGCATCGGATCTAGctgaagtgcatagaaacgagcctgaccgccccttgatcgacctccccctctagggcgacccctagctgcctgacctccacccctagctggctgggcgggtggtgaagtaactggagcagaagtcaagTGCTGACCCCTCTattgggacgaactagcaacacgatgaggacactgcctccatacatgcctaaactctccacactcaaaacaacttccaggtgctggagaaggggactgaagggaacccctcgcaccggagtgactagctgatgcactcggcatagaagaaccctgagatgacggggcacgagatgaactctaagctgggagggtgctgagtgaaggctggccctgctgagacccatgataaccacgacttgaagatgccccgcgatactctggaCGGGCTGACCGAGTAGGCCTGGAAGAacaacctctaccatgctggaactggcctcTCAAAGGAGTACTATgactgcccgatcctcgaggcctcttggcctctctatCCTCTTGCTTCTGAAGGCAAACCATCTCAATCTCGCGagtgatatcaaccacctcctcgaacatagcacccaacactctctctctggtcataagaatacggagatgatagttaaggccatcaacaaatctcctgatcctctcacggtctgtcggaaccatccaaacaacaacgagccaactcagaaaacctcaactcatactgtgacacagttaTATCCCCCTGTCACAACCACTCAAGCTGtctacacagctcctctctgtgggactgcggtacatacttctccaagaagagagtggagaactgctgccaagtaaggggcgccgTACCAACcgacctacgcctctcatacaccttccaccaagtgaaggcggccccaaaaaactgaaaggtggtaaatgccacaccactagactcaagaatccatgctgtacggagcatccgctggcacttatctagaaaaccctgggcatcctcgccctcaacaCCACTGAATGACAGAggttggagtctaccaaacctctcaagacgatgctgctcatcatccgacataaccggcacaacaaactcctgagctggtgcaaccggttgggatggaggtgcccccggcatttgaagtccctgcactacctgctcaagtgtgcgagtagcgggggtctgattgcctcccccagcttgtgaagtagctgctgctactGTGGCTAAAACTGCTTGAGCCAGGCCTGTGCAAACTGATAaaatctgtgccaaggcctcctaaagacccggaatcacgatgggcacagctggtgcctgaactggtgctgctagagtatccatagctggagcctgatccggagctagggcagctggtggatctacaggtgctgccctcgctgctctgcctctgccatgaCCACGAATGCGTCTACAGCCTCTGGTggtctcagctggtggcactggtggtcgtccacctcgtctggtagctcgcgtcctcaccatctatgagagaatggaataacagaagtttagtactcggaacacaagttcgcacgacaagaatttcaagaatatgaagtttttcctaaaggttttgcagcctctcgaggataaatatagacgtctccgtaccgatccgtgagactatactaaacctgctcacgactcgtgagacctatgtaacctaggctctgataccaacttgtcatgaccctaaccccgaactcggtcgtgatggcgcctctcgtgaagacaaggctagccagacCTAAACAGAACACctattttaaatagttaaataccataaatagttctaaaacatgatataataaccgtAATTTGCAgaaataacgataacaacagtagaaactatcccgacacaacccaaaccggggtgtcacaagtcatgagcatctagtaaatccggataccagtctactagatacgaaatccgatacagaagttcaagaacatgaaaatagtaagataagggaggcacaggggctgcggatgccaacagctacctcgtaatctctGAAAAACGCTACCTGGACTGGGAGGATTAGCACTCAGGagtggactctgcgatgcctgaatctgcatacacgGTGTAGGgattaatgtgagtactccgacccagtgagtaataatcataaataatggctgaaagcgagaaaacacgtaaaggcacaaagcaattctatatcaaacagtaaaatcacttaaagcagtaaatcagtgaagaagtcaaatgaaatccctttaaaccaagtaaaacaggtaatttagcggGTAAATAGCAAGTAGAAATtcgccactcgggcacagtaacaattgctcagaacaatatcagcccctcgggctcactcttagtacagtatcagcccctcgggctccttctcaaatcatgatgggtaccctctcgctgtgggtgtgcagactctggaagggccccttacggcccaagcgctatatcaagccatcttgtggcatcatctctcgactctcggcctcacatcacttacgccacctcgtggcgtgtaaatgtatcttaggccctcggtctcatatcactcagtgtatcctcacatctggccctcggccgCACTCAGTCAGAATATCATTACAAGCCCCTcaggcatttgtaaaacagtagtgctcagcccaaaactTCGTTTAGAAATATCacttaagtctcaaaactgagtaaaagtgggtgagttgtaaaatagtggaaaacaacaggactgagttcaagtaataaatcaatacagtgaggaaataatgataaaaatcctcggagggttcaaatagttggcacgaagcccaaatatggcaatcagcccaaaccatgatgataacaaacaagtttcagtcaaatacgcggtaaaattatcaatcgggacggaccaagtcacaatccccaatagtaaacgaccccacgctcatcatcaaccTCGTGTCTAACcataatatagcactacgatgtgcaatccggggtttcaaaccctcaggacatcatttacaatcattactcacctcgaaccggctacaactctagctcgcaacgcctttgcccctcgaatcggcctccacacgcatcgaatttatccaaaatcagaacgaatacatcacaatatgctaagggagcaaagcccaagcgaaaacaatcaaaaatatcaaaaatcccgaaattagcaaaacccgagccccgggcccacttctcgaaactcaaatttTTTTACaccattagattccttatcaccccacgagttcatacatatcaaaagttcttaaTTCCAACCTCAAATGGTTCTTCAAATCCTAATTCAAaggttcaaaatcccaagccctaattcttccatttttagattacgtttctataattttctaggtagatttcacaatagaatcaagttttaggttcgaaaatcttacctccaaacgtttctccttgTACCCCCCCTTCGATTTctttcaaaaagctctcaaaaaggCCAACTATGGAGTAAATGAGcttcaaaatcgcggatgaaacgaatttaaacattctgcccagggttTTTTCGCATCTGCAAATAAaagtccgcttctgcggtaccgcatatgcggcccaaacaaccgcttctgcggtcactcACTTACTAGCCAAAACCGCATTTGCGATCGAAAGTTCGCATCTGCGGCTTCGCAGATGTGGCCACCTTGACTGCTTCTGCGGAAACTGCTCACCACGCCCACtctcgcatctgcggctccccttccgcatgtgcggcaccacatctgcggtccccaatccgcaggtgcgaagataccagaagcagcaatatcgGCTGCTACAACAAGGTTCCAACCTCTCCGTTAGCCATTcggaatcaccccgaggccctcgggacctcaaccaaaagcacaaacataacccaatactttattcaaacttgttccaataaataaaacacctcaaacaacatcaaattactcaaaacacATCAGAATCAAGCCTAGTTTTtgaaaatcttccgaaatatgctttcaatcaaaaaccaaaccaaaccacctccgaatgacttgaaattttgcacacacatcccaaatgacataacaaagctaccgcaactctcagaattccattccaaccctcggatcaaaatctcacctaccaaccgaaaatgccaaaatactaacttcatcaattcaagcctaattctacaccggacctccaaaaccaattccgatcacattcctaagtcataaatcacctcctgaagctagccgaaccatcggaactcacatccgatccctctaatacataagtcaacatccgtttgacttttccaacttaaactttcttaaaagagactaagtgtctcatttaccaaatcctttctgaactcaaactaatcaacccgatcacataaaacacggataacgaagcgtaaaaaGGCAGAAATGgaaaaaacggagcggtaactcatgagacgactggccggctCGTCACAAGAGGTTGGTAAGTTTGTGTTTAAATTGGCTATTTCTGTACTTTTCCCTTATAAAATCTATATATTCTGGTTTTTAAGCCCAAGATACTATTCTCTTGGTTAATTTCAAATCAATATCATCATATTCGAACAGAATAAAATATCTATATTTTAAATTTCTGAATTTGTCATGCAATCGATAAACTCTTTTGATTATAATCCAAGTTGTGATTCCATGTAACATTAATCAGAAAATCAAGCAAATCATATTTAAGTCTTGTTACATGTACACAAAAGAGGGGTGAATTGGATCGTtgctaattttaattttttttatataaagttTATCTAAAAGATTAAACTTAACCTACAGAAACTAGAAGATGGAACTGGTTCTCGTCGCGTTAATGAGTACTAGTTACCGCAAGTGAAATAATATGGAATAAAGTAAAGAACACATAAATTTTTAATGGAAAACCATCTAGCGAAAAGGTGTAAAAGAAAATCACGACCTACATCGGTAAGatttaatccaaataacaaagaGAGCGAAATACAAATGACAATTTTGTAACCTAAAAGATTAACTCTATTCCCTTCACCCCAATAACTAAATACTCGACTGTTGCAAACctcttcaagttaactctaacttgaagcGATGTTTACTCCAAACATATTATGACCTTAGAATGCTTCATTTTAAGAGATAACAAATTAAAATTATGGTTCTCGATTTGGCATGAGCATAACGTCTTGTCTTTCtagaatgaagaagaaaaaggagTGTATAAATAATGGACTTATAGCCCAGATTATGGGGCACGTGAACCCGTGGTCTCATCGTCAAACTAAGtattttttatatgtattttttagAATTGGCCTAATAATATTTGTTGGCTCTTGTGCTTCAAAAAGGTTAAATGATATGCACTTGGTTGAATACTGAGTTATTTATGCAAAGAAACACATATCGGTACGCTTATGTTTTAGAAATTCTAGACCGTCCTCTGGTGCTGCCTACTTTTACTCTTAAAACCTTAAGCAGATTCTTATTGAAATGACATTACATTATTTTAAGAAAGCTTGATAATGAAAACTGTTTTAGGTGCAAGAATATAATAAATTAGAAGGCCTTATAACTTAAATACAGGTGGTTTTAAATTATATGTTGTTTAAAGGGGAAAAAAAGGTGAAGATAGGCTTTTGAAGTGCATTGACATGATCTACCCGACTAAAGGGCAGCCCATTACACTAAGCTCCCATTATGTGTGGGATTTGGGGAAGGGCCAGATCACAAAGGTCTatcgtacgcagtcttaccctgcatttctgtaaGAAActgttttcacggctcgaactcATGACCTTCTGGTCACATGACAGCAACCTTACCAGTTACATGATTTACACGGTTGACTAGGATAATTAACAGTGTACGTTGGTTTCTAATTATGGAAATACCACTACCTAAGCAATTTCCAAAACAAGAATTATGGGCAAATCATCTTTGCATTTCGAAAtgacttgtcagctcatttataTATATGGTGGAGTTCCCTTTAGGCTTTAATTATGCTTTGAGCAGTGTGCCCATACTTTAATGATCAGAATGTTACTTTAAAAATATGAATCTTTTCCAAATTAGTGATAATTTTTATGTTTATCTTACATGTAAATTTGGGAAAGGTTCTAGCCTAGTAAGACTCAGCCTCATTACTCTAAATGAAAAAGCAAGGGATTCCTAATGTCTTTAAGTAGAAACCCTAGCTTGAAGTCTTCTTAGTCATCTATTAGTTACTTCATGTATTTCAATTTACGTAAATCTATTTGATTAGAGATcgaatttaagaagaaaaaaaaaagaatacttTTGAGATTATGGTCATAAACCTATACTATTGTATGGGTATAAAAATTTATTATTAAGGATAAGatgataaaattaaaattaaattaatttcatatttaGAAATGAATCATTCTCTAGGAACATATTAAAAAGGAGATATCGTCACATAAGCTAAATCTGTGAAGTTAGAGAGATATTTTTAAATTAGACTTCAAGTTGGTGCACCGCATATTAAGAAGGTAGAGATCGCCCGCTCTAATTCCCATCTACGGTTGAATAAGATTAGCAGATAATTTAGTATAGGCAAGACTATTTCGTCCTTGTTGTTGTAGTTCTTATAGCATTTCTCACATAAATCCTTCCATTAGCATCTTCAATACTGGATCACGGGGACGTGAATCAGTTGGATCAGCTTGAAGTCTAATTTGAAAATCTCTCTAACTACAGAATTATATAATCTAGAATTTCTAGCCTTAAGTTTTAGCTCTGAATTAATCGTCCATCTCTTTTTTCTATTCATTTATTAGTGATTCTTGGTTAGTTGAAACTTCTTCTATACAATTCCACCATTGAGTCGAGGATATTTAGAAGAAACATTAGTAATAATAACATATACAGTGTGATTTTATAAGTGGAGTCTGAGGAGGGTAAGTATACGTAGACCTTATCcccagaggcggatctaggatttgaaCCTTATGGGTTCTCAGCATTTGGGCAAAAGTGATACTTTAAGCAAGTGAGGAAGTTTTTTAATGTTGGCCGGAAAGATGCCTGTGGGTGCTGTTTGGGGGAAAAAAACAAAAGCTCGGGTAAATTATCAATACCCGAGTTGGTTCCTTTCGTTTGCCACTGGACCAACTCCTGATTTTGCTTATATATGGGTTCCAAACTAAAAATActtatatatttaataaatttatcAATACAAATACAAGGCTCGGGTAAAAGTTATTAGGTTCTCGGAAACCCATACCCGATACTATGGATCCGCCCCTGCTTATCCCTACCTTGTGTGAGGTAGAAACGCTTTTGATAAggttatttaaaagtaaaagaataagTTTAATGTGACAATTTGAATGGTTGAGACAACATGCCAAAAGCTAATTTAAGGGATTTTATTTGACATTTATATATGGGAGAGAAGAAAAAGTATTGCCCAGTATATTATTTTAAGCTCTACAACCAATCAAGAATCAATTCCTAGAATCCATTCAGGTGTCAAAGAATACTGACATGATATAATAAAATACAATTTATATCACATCAGTATTTGCTTTTTCTTGGGAGATTAGATAAAAAGAGATCAGAAATGGAGTTTTATGGTACTAGGAGAATTCAAGGATTTACTACTTTTGTGGCACAACATAAGCTCCCAATTTTTTTAAGGAATTTATAAAAGTTGGTTTTCTAAGTACTTACAATTGTCAAATTTACAAGTCATTTAGTACATAAAAAGAAACCCAATGATGAGgttcaggaaaaaaaaaaaatcctataCTGTGATTTCCTAGTTGGCGTTCGGACATAAAAATTAtgaaattccgaaaaaaaaaattgttttaagTTGAAAATGGTATGTGAAAATTAAAGTTATATATGGACATAAATATAATTTGGagctgtttttgaatttttgtgagtgctttgaagtgaaattttctaaaaacagctttttggagtttttcaaattccGGAGTTCAACTTCAagcgaaaaattaaaattttcatgATCAAATGTTGATTccgaaaaaagtgaaaaaattcgaaaaaaagattttttttttatggcCAAACAGACCTAACTAGTTTCATTTTagtcattaagggtagaattgaaagaattttaaattaaagtaTTTTTAGatatataaaaataatgtacttttTAAAACACACAAAAAAAGGAGTGCCATATATTAATTTAATATAAGGATATATAGTGGATGCATTCATAACTAACATTAACCAAAAGCATTTATTGATCCTATTTTGACACCATTTTATTTTAATACAATTCATAAATTTCAAGAATTTGAATACATTAGCTTAATCTCACTTAAATTTTGAGGTGATGCCTGTTCTCTTTCTAGTCACAACTTTAATGTACATTTTATATGTCAAATTAATACCTGAATTTGTAACCCATCAAATATCGCCACATAAtatgaaacagtgaaaatatcTTATATTCCTGTATTTTATGACTAAGACATTAAGTAGCTAACAACGATCGAAAAACATTCCTAATAACAAGTGAATTACAACTCTGTCGGATAATCGTCTGAAACCCTAAAAAGGCTACTGAAATGATTTCCTACTAGTATAATTCCAATGAAATTTTGTTCGAAAATTCTATAAGAAATACACGTATTTTTAGTAGTGAAAAAAGATTTGTTGTAATTTTTTTAGGTGGGGTGGGGTGATTTGGGGAGGGTTGGGGAGTAGGACCTCAAAAACAAAGAATTTTAATACTTTGGAGTTTCCTTAGGTCCCATGTTTTATACTTTCTTTTATTCTCCTTCACCATTATAGCTactatatatgtacatatatatatatatatatatatatatatatatatatatatatatatatatatatatataaggtgtCCATCTGATCAAGTATCCAATACAAACCATTCTTAAGTCTTtgaaaatttctctttttttccttatcTCTATCTCTGTCTAATTTTCTTTATTATGGCAAGAAGTTTAGAGCCTCTAATTGTTGGGAGAGTAGTAGGAGATGTTCTTGATTCATTTAGTCCTATAATGAAAATGACAATATCATATAACAACAAATTAGTGTGCAATGGCCATGAACTCCTTCCTTCTGTTGTCACTGCTAGACCTAAAGTTGAAGTTCAAGGGGGAGATTTGAGAACTTTCTTCACATTGGTATTTTTTTCTTGATTTCTACTTAATTTCCAAGATCATCAAGTTCCcattatttctttaaaaaaaaaaagagcagttcggtgcactaaactcccgctatgcgcggggttcggTGAAGCACCGAAccataagggtctattgtacgcaaccttaccctgcatttaTGCAAGAGGCTTGTTCACCATTACAAGTTATATTAATTTAACATGTTATATATAACCACAAAGGCTGTCGTGGGATGGTAAATATCCTTCTATCCTTAATCAGAAGTTTCGGGTTCAAGTTATAGCCCTAGGAATATAGTCGTCTTTGGTAGGGATCCTTTACCCCCAAAACTTTCCGCCGTGAATCCAGATTAGTAAACCTCAAAGCGGGTATCGGGCATTGGATGACAAACCAAAAAAACTTCAACGTGTTATAGCATGTTATAACTTATTACAGTTAATTTAGTTTTCCAGTCGATACTATATTAAATAGAGTGCCTGTAATTTACTTTGGAGTGATTTGATTGTTATTTTTTCGCATCGTCAGTACATAAAACTTATATTAATTTTCGAATATGTAGGTCATGACAGACCCTGATGTTCCTGGCCCTAGTGATCCTTATCTAAGAGAGCATCTCCACTGGTATGCCCTaaactcaatttttttttaaaaaaaaaaaatagaaaatgagaaaaaatatgtaaaaatctacAAATATGAGAAGATCATGATTAATTGGAACTATTTTTACTGACTATTTGACAGGATAGTAACTGACATTCCAGGTACCACTGATGCTACTTTTGGTAAGTTCTCTGTATCTTCTGCAAAATTACAAGCACATGTGAAGATAAAAGATGTTTTTCTATTATTCACTTATTTTGTCTAGCTAGTTATATAGAATAATTATAAGATCAACAATTTTGTATATTAGTGAATGTTGGACTTCTAAAGTCGAACATGTCCACGTGATGAGTGTCACAAAAATGTAGAAACTAAACAatcgtttggacataaaaaaaaaagtaagtttttttgagttaaattgaaaaagaaaatatttagaatttgaaATTGTGGATATACATTTAAATTGAAAAGCATTGCAGTTTTGTAAGGAAAATAAACTTTCATATACATAAAAAAGTGATTTTTTGGAAACTCATCTTCaagaattttttaaaaatttccgtCCAATGTATAACCAAACATTATTTTGAAAaagattaaaaaaaggaaaaactttAGGAACAACGGGTCCCAAGATAAATATGTCTAGTCATATAAGATTAGATAaattaagattttattatatttggTAGAAGGTGCAAGAAGCATATGTAAATAATAAATTGAGAAGTCACTTAAGATATTTTGATCATGTCCCACATCGATAACAAGAGGTACCATTCTATATATGTTAAATCATGGTAAGTTAAAGTATTAAATGGTGATATAATAGACCTAAATCACATGAAACGAAATTGTCCCGAAAGGTCTATAAATTTTTGAAATTCATGTAGACGAAGCTAAAAGTAGgatacaataaaaaaaaaaattaaagatctataTTGGCGATACTATTTAGTTGGGATTGCATTTTAGTTATTCTAGTACATTTACTTTAATCTAATTTTTGCTAGCTAGGAGTCTTTTAATCTTATTAGAAATTTACATACCAAAAAATTTAGAGAACTTGCTAGGAAATGGTATTTCTTTATATAATATTGTGGAAGTTGTATTAGAGTATGTTATTTACATTACACCCTTTGAGTGCGTTCCTTCTCCGAATTAGCTAATGCATGAACATGAGATGCCTTCTGCACCGCGTTGCCCTgttaatatataaaaaaagggTAGCCCGGTGCATTaaactcccgctatgcgcgggttCCGGAGAAGggccagaccacaagggtctatgcTGGTCACATGACAATAACTTTACCAGTTACACCAAGTTCCCCTTCACGCGCTGCCCTTTTAATATTGTCTATTAATATTTCCTGCTAGAGTTATAGACCCCTTTGTTATTACTCACTCTTAGGGTGATTATTAACATATAATATGTTTAATATTTATACTAAAAACAGGACGAGAATTGGTTAGCTATGAGATTCCAATGCCAAATATTGGAATCCATAGGTTTGTATTTGTACTTTTCAAGCAAAAACGAAGACAATCAGTTAGCTCTCCTACTTCAAGGGATCACTTCAACACTAGAAATTTTGCTGAAGAAAATGATCTTGGCCAACCTGTTGCTGCTGTTTTCTTCAATGCACAGCGAGAAACCGCCGCACGAAGACGCTAAAGATTGATGTTTTAgtcatttttcttcacaattaTCTGACTTCGCGTTTGAATGAAGTCGCTTTAATTATCATTGGGTGTTCTCTTTGTATTTCTTAGCCTTCTTGTTTTCTAATGCTCATGAAACCTTTGAATTTAATATCATTGGGTTTGGGTGTTCTCTTGTATTTCAAATATTATCAGAAAACTTTCGCGTTATGTCGTTCTTTTCAATTTATGTATCTATATATAGGGTAAAATAGGTTTATATTTAATGATCGTATGAGAAAGTGATACGTAGAGTCGAAGACAGAAGACAGTTGGGTCCGAAAACAATGATTTTGCTTGTTATTGGATAGAATGATATCCATAAAATTGAAATAAATGTTTGCCCTCCGGTgacatttaatgaagaatattctatAGCATTAAGTGCACGGTCTGTTAAAGAAAATATGGCATTTACTGCCTAGCGTTAGacattcttcaatggccctcataattgtcatt
Coding sequences:
- the LOC104239376 gene encoding CEN-like protein 2; amino-acid sequence: MARSLEPLIVGRVVGDVLDSFSPIMKMTISYNNKLVCNGHELLPSVVTARPKVEVQGGDLRTFFTLVMTDPDVPGPSDPYLREHLHWIVTDIPGTTDATFGRELVSYEIPMPNIGIHRFVFVLFKQKRRQSVSSPTSRDHFNTRNFAEENDLGQPVAAVFFNAQRETAARRR